A stretch of Brassica napus cultivar Da-Ae chromosome C6, Da-Ae, whole genome shotgun sequence DNA encodes these proteins:
- the LOC106382089 gene encoding DExH-box ATP-dependent RNA helicase DExH3 → MPYYSAIFRGHIKPNAVVVGAASMFIQHSSLHLFRSPNLLFSRPSSLVRSLHSQRSRVLSAKAGRSSLEWRVSNLPYFQKQGYGRIAYNDYESSDESDRDVVGSSQSQQMAGSTLDNIDQWRFKLTMLLRNGEDQEVVSRERKDRRDFDHISAMATRMGLYSRQYSKIIVISKSPLPNYRPDLDDKRPQREVVLPFGLQSEVDAHLHAFLDQKKMLIPEMSRPSSSDSLATGYGNYEKPETVMQNSLARERILRPRSLQLRSKQQQWVDSPEGQKMVEFRKTLPAYKEKEALLRAISANQVIVVSGETGCGKTTQLPQYILESEIEAARGAACSIICTQPRRISAISVSERVAAERGEQIGESVGYKVRLEGMRGRDTRLLFCTTGVLLRRLLIDRSLKGVTHVVVDEIHERGMNEDFLLIVLKDLLPRRPDLKLILMSATLNAELFSSYFGGAPAMHIPGFTYPVRAHFLEDFLETTGYRLTSYNQIDDYGEEKTWKMQKQAQFTKRKSQISSAVEGALEAADFKGYQFRTRDSLSCWSPDSMGFNLIENVLCHIVKGERPGAVLVFMTGWDDINSLKKQLEAHHLLGDPNKVLLLACHGSMASSEQRLIFDRPPEGVRKVVLATNMAETSITINDVVFVVDCGKAKETSYDALNNTPCLLPSWISKAAARQRRGRAGRVMPGECYHLYPRCVYDAFADYQQPELLRTPLQSLCLQIKSLGLGSISEFLSRALQPPEALSVQNAVEYLKLIGALDDNENLTALGKNLSMLPVEPKLGKMLILGAIFNCLDPIMTVVAGLSVRDPFLMPFDKKDLAESARSKFSGRDCSDHLTLIRAYSGWKDAERTRSGNEYCWQNFLSAQTLKAMDSMRKQFFFLLKEASLIDNVESCSKLSYDEHLVRAIICAGLFPGVCSVVNKEKSITLKTMEDGQVLLYTSSVNGNVQRIPFPWLVFNEKIKVNSVFLRDSTAVSDSVLLLFGDKVSSGGFDGHLKMLGGYLEFFMKPSLAYTYLSLKRELDELIQNKLVNPKLDIQLYDKLMTAIRLLVSEDQCEGRFVFGRKALSPTTTKKLKVVGTQLPNSGGENDKNHLQTVLARAGHGTPVYKTRQLKNNQFRAMVTFNGLDFMGKPCSSKKNAEKDAAHEALLWLQGESKSSLNDLNHMSTLLKKDKSKKSARAPARWN, encoded by the exons ATGCCTTACTACTCTGCAATTTTCCGAGGACATATCAAACCTAACGCCGTCGTCGTCGGTGCTGCCTCCATGTTTATCCAACATAGCTCCCTCCACCTCTTTCGGAGCCCTAACTTGCTGTTCAGCAGACCATCGTCTCTAGTTAGGTCTCTTCATTCTCAGAGGTCGAGGGTCTTGTCCGCCAAAGCAGGTCGTTCTTCGCTGGAGTGGAGAGTATCTAACTTACCCTACTTTCAAAAGCAAGGGTATGGAAGAATCGCTTACAACGACTACGAGTCAAGCGATGAGTCAGACCGTGACGTCGTCGGCTCTTCTCAGTCTCAGCAAATG GCGGGTTCGACTCTTGATAACATCGACCAATGGAGATTCAAACTTACTATGCTTCTACGGAACGGAGAAGACCAAGAAGTTGTGTCCAGGGAGAGGAAAGATCGGCGTGATTTTGATCACATCTCTGCAATGGCAACTAGAATGGGATTATACAG CCGTCAGTACTCGAAGATCATTGTCATTAGCAAATCTCCCTTGCCGAACTATAGacctgatcttgatgataagCGCCCTCAGAGAGAG GTGGTTTTGCCTTTTGGCCTACAAAGTGAGGTAGATGCCCATCTACATGCTTTCCTGGATCAGAAGAAAATGTTGATTCCAGAGATGTCCAGGCCTAGTAGTAGTGACAGCTTAGCAACCGGTTATGGAAACTACGAGAAACCAGAGACGGTGATGCAGAATAGTCTTGCCAGGGAAAGAATACTCCGTCCCAGAAGTCTGCAACTTAGGAGCAAGCAACAGCAGTGGGTG GATTCTCCGGAAGGCCAGAAAATGGTAGAGTTCCGCAAAACACTTCCTGCATACAAAGAGAAAGAAGCACTATTAAGAGCTATTTCAGCAAACCAG GTCATAGTGGTTTCTGGAGAAACTGGCTGTGGTAAAACAACGCAGCTTCCTCAGTACATATTAGAATCTGAGATCGAGGCTGCCCGTGGAGCTGCTTGCAGCATCATATGCACACAGCCTAGAAGAATATCTGCTATTTCTGTTTCTGAACGAGTTGCTGCAGAACGTGGAGAACAAATAGgagaatcc GTTGGCTACAAAGTGAGGCTTGAAGGGATGAGGGGGAGAGACACACGTCTTCTCTTTTGTACAACTGGTGTTTTGCTTAGAAGACTACTTATAGATCGTAGCTTGAAAGGTGTGACTCATGTCGTAGTTGATGAAATTCATGAACGTGGGATGAATGAAG ATTTTCTGCTTATTGTCTTGAAAGATCTCCTTCCTCGTCGACCTGACCTGAAGTTGATTTTGATGAGTGCCACTTTGAACGCTGAgctcttttcttcttattttggtGGTGCACCAGCCATGCATATCCCA GGGTTTACATATCCTGTCCGAGCCCATTTCTTGGAGGATTTTCTTGAGACTACTGGGTACAGGTTGACATCATATAATCAAATTGATGATTATGGCGAGGAAAAGACATGGAAGATGCAAAAACAAGCTCAATTCACAAAAAGGAAATCCCAGATATCCTCTGCTGTTGAG GGTGCTCTTGAAGCTGCAGACTTCAAAGGATACCAGTTTCGTACTAGAGACTCTTTGTCATGCTGGAGCCCTGATTCGATGGGCTTTAACCTTATTGAGAATGTGCTTTGTCACATCGTCAAAGGAGAGAGACCGGGTGCTGTTTTGGTATTCATGACTGGTTGGGATGATATTAACTCCTTGAAGAAACAGCTCGAAGCTCATCATCTTCTGGGAGACCCCAACAAAGTTTTGCTTCTTGCCTGTCACGGATCCATGGCCAGCTCTGAACAG AGGCTGATTTTTGATAGACCTCCAGAAGGAGTTAGGAAAGTAGTGCTGGCCACCAACATGGCCGAGACAAGTATCACCATCAATGACGTTGTATTTGTGGTTGATTGTGGAAAAGCAAAAGAGACGTCTTATGATGCGCTTAACAACACCCCTTGTCTGCTTCCATCTTGGATCTCGAAGGCAGCTGCTCGCCAA AGAAGAGGAAGAGCAGGTCGTGTAATGCCTGGAGAGTGTTATCACCTTTATCCTAGATGCGTCTATGATGCTTTTGCTGACTACCAGCAGCCAGAACTCCTGAGGACTCCGTTACAGTCTCTGTGTCTACAAATCAAAAGCTTAGGACTTGGAAGCATTTCAGAGTTCCTTTCCAGGGCACTGCAACCTCCTGAAGCTTTATCA GTCCAGAATGCTGTTGAGTATCTAAAACTTATTGGTGCTCTTGATGACAACGAAAATTTAACAGCTTTAG GGAAAAATCTGTCGATGCTTCCTGTGGAGCCTAAACTTGGGAAAATGCTTATTTTAGGAGCTATCTTCAATTGTCTAGATCCAATAATGACAGTTGTTGCTGGTCTTAGTGTCAGAGACCCATTCCTGATGCCATTTGACAAAAAGGAT CTAGCAGAGTCGGCAAGGTCCAAGTTCTCTGGCCGTGATTGCAGTGATCATTTGACACTGATTCGAGCATACAGTGGTTGGAAAGATGCTGAAAGAACACGTTCTGGTAACGAGTATTGCTGGCAGAACTTTCTATCTGCCCAAACTctaaaggccatggactctatGCGGAAACAATTCTTCTTTCTCCTGAAGGAGGCTTCTCTTATTGATAACGTTGAAAGTTGCAGTAAGCTGAGCTATGATGAACATCTTGTCCGCGCCATCATCTGTGCTGGCCTGTTCCCGGGAGTTTGCTCTGTTGTT AATAAGGAAAAGTCAATTACGCTCAAGACAATGGAGGATGGGCAAGTGCTTCTATACACG AGTTCTGTGAATGGCAATGTACAAAGGATTCCTTTCCCTTGGCTAGTCTTCAACGAAAAAATCAAAGTCAATTCTGTGTTTCTTCGAGACTCCACTGCTGTCTCTGACTCGGTGCTTCTTTTGTTTGGGGATAAAGTATCTTCCGGTGGATTT GATGGTCATCTCAAAATGCTGGGAGGATATCTAGAGTTTTTCATGAAACCCTCTTTAGCATATACATACCTTTCTTTAAAAAGAGAGCTCGACGAGCTTATTCAGAATAAG CTTGTGAATCCAAAGCTTGATATTCAACTGTACGACAAACTCATGACTGCCATTAGATTACTTGTGTCTGAAGACCAATGTGAGGGCAGGTTCGTCTTTGGCCGGAAAGCTCTGAGCCCTacaacgacgaagaagttgaaAGTAGTAGGGACTCAGCTGCCCAACAGCGGCGGGGAAAACGATAAGAACCACCTTCAGACAGTGCTTGCCCGAGCAGGACATGGAACACCAGTGTACAAGACAAGGCAGCTGAAGAACAACCAGTTTCGGGCCATGGTTACTTTCAATGGATTGGATTTCATGGGAAAGCCATGTAGTAGTAAGAAAAACGCAGAGAAGGATGCAGCTCACGAGGCGTTGCTGTGGTTACAAGGCGAGTCTAAGTCGAGTTTGAATGATCTTAACCACATGTCGACGCTCTTAAAGAAGGACAAGAGTAAAAAATCCGCAAGGGCACCTGCTAGATGGAATTAA
- the LOC106382090 gene encoding WAT1-related protein At3g18200-like, whose protein sequence is MGKAVVSEKMKLLVALITLQFCFAGFHIVSRVALNIGVSKVVYPVYRNILALLLIGPFAYFLEKKERPPLRFSLLVQFFLLALIGITANQGFYLLGLTYASPTFASAVQNSVPAITFIMACTLRIEHINLVRRHGVAKVLGTIVSIGGATTITLYRGFPLLRRSLTAQETHHSHDEIESINKSQNWTLGCLYLMGHCLSWAAWMVLQAPVLKKYPAKLTLTSFTCFFGLIQFLVIALFVETDPSNWIIGSWEELFTILYAGIVASGLVVYLQTWCIYKGGPVFVAVFQPLQTLLVAAMAFVVLGDQLYSGSIVGSVFIMLGLYLVLWGKTEEKRQLNEASSQEEDHESLTKNLLGDETKEAQDSESPV, encoded by the exons ATGGGAAAAGCAGTAGTATCTGAGAAGATGAAGCTTCTTGTAGCTTTGATAACTTTACAATTCTGTTTCGCAGGTTTCCACATTGTCTCAAGAGTTGCACTTAACATTGGTGTTAGTAAAGTGGTCTATCCTGTTTACAGAAAcattcttgctcttcttctcatTGGTCCTTTCGCTTACTTTTTGGAGAA GAAGGAAAGGCCTCCTCTCAGATTCTCTTTACTTGTTCAGTTCTTTCTCTTAGCACTGATAGG AATCACAGCAAATCAAGGATTCTACCTCTTAGGACTGACATATGCATCTCCAACGTTTGCTTCAGCAGTGCAGAACTCTGTTCCTGCAATCACTTTCATCATGGCTTGTACCCTAAG GATCGAGCACATAAACCTTGTTCGAAGACACGGTGTAGCCAAAGTGTTGGGGACTATAGTGAGCATAGGCGGAGCAACAACCATCACATTGTACAGAGGATTCCCACTTCTTCGCAGAAGTCTTACGGCGCAAGAAACCCACCACTCTCATGACGAGATTGAATCCATTAACAAGTCTCAGAACTGGACACTTGGATGCTTATACCTTATGGGACACTGCTTGTCATGGGCTGCTTGGATGGTTCTTCAAGCTCCTGTCCTAAAGAAGTACCCAGCGAAGCTCACTTTAACATCATTCACATGTTTCTTTGGTCTGATTCAGTTTCTGGTCATTGCTCTGTTTGTTGAGACTGATCCCAGCAATTGGATCATTGGCTCATGGGAAGAGCTCTTCACCATCCTATACGCG GGAATAGTGGCGTCTGGTCTGGTGGTTTATCTTCAAACATGGTGTATTTACAAAGGCGGTCCTGTCTTTGTTGCTGTCTTTCAACCACTCCAGACACTTCTAGTAGCTGCAATGGCATTTGTTGTCCTCGGTGATCAACTTTACTCTGGAAG CATTGTTGGCTCAGTGTTCATAATGTTGGGGCTGTACTTAGTCCTTTGGGGTAAAACAGAGGAGAAAAGACAGTTGAATGAAGCGTCAAGTCAAGAAGAAGATCATGAGTCACTCACCAAAAACCTTCTTGGAGATGAAACTAAAGAAGCTCAGGATTCTGAATCTCCGGTTTAA